One stretch of Hemibagrus wyckioides isolate EC202008001 linkage group LG01, SWU_Hwy_1.0, whole genome shotgun sequence DNA includes these proteins:
- the fasn2 gene encoding uncharacterized protein fasn2, which translates to MKDKDIEIAIVGIGCNFPGGEGLDNFWDVLLEGKNCAVQIPLERFDQNEWCDQDDNKAGKSRTAKAAFAEGFNEFDQRLFGITDAEMEQMDPQHKMLLQCTYRALENAGMPMEKASGSRTGVFLGLMNRDYELTMANVNPVIINHCTGTGIAMSIAANRISYTFNFTGPSLSIDCACSSSLVALHLACQAIRQGDCEMAVFGGVNCIFQPRVFVALSKAKMISPDGTSKPFSNTADGYGRGEGCGVILLKPLEKALQDHDHIWGIVCKTAVNQDGHTVTPITKPSMVQQEELLNRIYSTGTYLSDIQYVEAHGTGTPVGDSVEAGSISKVIAKARPSEVGPLLVGSVKSNIGHTESAAGVAGLIKVLLMMKHETIAPSVFYSEESSSIDVQSLNLKIPTKAEKWVTSRGSVRVAGINNFGFGGTNAHAVVKQYLPTKSPKEPSKKQHNFFVLSAASEKSLAKMIEDTAENISAQNITDLQSLAYTSSCRRSHWKHKYRKAFHILSLTDLKEKLLQAQNKKSVPAKQHPRLVFVFCGNGVIYRGMCKQLLREEFLFREKVREIDNLFQRYMKIGLVEALEGESEPEVSFSKPEIIQPLLFAIQVAIANLLKHWGIRPDAVLGHSVGEVAAAHCSGLLSLEDSVKVIYYRSILQSKVTGGKMLVVSNMPVSNVLKILPSYSGRICLAAQNSPQSCTLSGDEDAVDHLHKCLSDSDDGKNLFLHVLDVPAAYHSHMMDPIVEEVENNIGQLHAQNMETELFSTVSGDKVCPTDFVNGKYWARNIREPVAFEQALRSVKQNKNAIFVEIGPRRALQRNIIETLGSDTVVLSSVQPEKDVEAMLTVASKLFEAGVNIDWDQFYKGCEMEPIPFPRYQFDSVRKDVLTEATLSGDSSIHPVITQLSKNGSDFRCDLSSGAVSYLHDHKHQGVAIVPGAFYVELGLAAVMTSVKPKIPLSSLQLSIKFHTPCVLSQNTPDVKVRLDPTERAAGHSFQFKVHSLSVNYASGKIESMQARTPEESYISLSCVTKRCQSVVSSKEFYKNLSLGGFQYGPVFKNKGNVYYGEELGETYSLVTVPDEILPQLHDYYIHPVVLDYLMQLIPVTGTYHFLGKPGFPSQIGSLTVYEPLQKEMVVYLRATHMGNEELIVCGCLADKDGKVLVELKNVIITYLGNRARVVEEYFYHNSYSIVSEHGNISTPKSMVFADQLGISTGLQQYLDPASKYISSAQTKVLLEHGFEVFLSDLNIQNVNTNFQEVLFMWSDADLNLHKTENVLECMASCCEIFRKIVAGLKSMQFQNSIRVVTYQSTGKTIDHMNPGFVLSGMTRACAAELSDLSFQLIDIDSTKDIKTLAKIIRSYPCSKYPELVVKNGQILKPQITHTPILDSLHQNVHKKQCESFILQTSDPYRVTSLSAVASDESTEPIQGKNVEVQLCKICMHSSDYFPVSVSDLKFGQTLYWNKHTYQNHNLLALDFSGIVTAVGKDVTELKVGDHIVSCYPVVASSKVVIPADACYKTKRLLFLKDTPCVSYMILAWEILHCALPKTRNKKLGIFSATPDSALVQVLTVTAAKSGWSVSVAKNTDQLSHDFSEIAGIVLLPPYDESVITKASQMTSVRDIILVADNKPDTCVSQLAFRGQNNEAHMKILFTSSLMQKQSIRARKLHVFHWLKNMHLDRTFMCFEKSTIQNSQREKKITHCLPSESYFRCQTMPMVVLCLGTKDEPSDIPLIPKAKKLFQKNSVYIVTGGLSGLGFQTVKFIAQRGGGNIVILSRSGANDQIEQEINNITNQCQCLITRLQCDVSVSEQVHQAVAQISKLLPSKPIKGVFHSAVILHDGLIESLDKSHYEKVMRPKVNGVINLHNATKHCDLDYFVCFSSVSAFLGNASQTNYASANSFMDAFCQYRRNIGLSGQAINWGALNLGLLLNQHHFQKFLESKGMMILEVTEIHDSLEQCLLINKPQQVVCKFHFKNIRYNVLSQNKSLTMRLSALVEEELKKAKMINSKPEQSKRISSPNEYIKSLISENINVEQDELSDDTCLSALGIDSMLAMTLQNLIFQDKGVSVPLVTLLDPEKTLSDLVQILVEVENGGNQESSNDFLPIVEMTGF; encoded by the exons TGAGGGACTTGATAATTTCTGGGATGTCTTGCTTGAGGGAAAGAACTGTGCAGTGCAGATACCATTAGAGAGGTTTGACCAGAATGAGTGGTGTGATCAAGATGACAATAAGGCAGGAAAGTCACGGACAGCAAAAGCTGCATTTGCTGAAGG ATTCAATGAGTTTGATCAAAGGTTATTTGGCATTACCGATGCTGAGATGGAGCAAATGGATCCACAGCATAAAATGCTACTACAGTGTACTTACCGAGCACTGGAGAATGCTGGGATGCCCATGGAGAAGGCCAGTGGAAGCAGAACAGGAGTTTTTCTGG GTCTGATGAACAGAGACTATGAACTCACCATGGCGAATGTCAATCCTGTCATCATTAACCACTGCACTGGTACTGGTATAGCCATGAGTATAGCTGCCAACAGAATCTCTTATACCTTCAACTTTACTGGACCTTCTTTATCCATCGACTGCGCCTGCTCCTCGTCTCTTGTTGCCCTTCATTTAGCCTGTCAAGCCATAAGACAAg GAGACTGCGAAATGGCTGTATTTGGTGGTGTTAACTGCATTTTTCAGCCAAGAGTATTTGTGGCTCTAAGCAAGGCAAAGATGATCTCGCCTGATGGAACCAGCAAACCATTCTCCAACACAGCAGATGGCTATGGCAGAGGAGAAGGCTGTGGTGTCATCCTGCTGAAGCCTCTAGAAAAA GCTCTACAGGACCATGACCATATTTGGGGCATTGTATGCAAAACAGCAGTTAATCAAGATGGCCACACTGTCACTCCAATCACGAAGCCATCTAtggtccagcaggaggagttgCTCAATAGAATCTATTCTACAGGGACCTACCTGTCTGATATCCAGTACGTAGAGGCTCACGGGACTGGGACTCCGGTGGGAGATTCAGTAGAAGCAGGCAGCATCTCTAAAGTTATTGCCAAGGCACGACCCTCAGAGGTAGGGCCACTTCTTGTTGGCTCAGTTAAGAGTAACATTGGACACACAGAATCTGCAGCAGGAGTGGCAGGACTGATTAAAGTACTTCTGATGATGAAGCATGAAACTATTGCACCGTCAGTGTTCTACTCAGAGGAAAGTTCTAGCATAGATGTTCAATCTCTCAATCTAAAAATTCCCACGAAAGCTGAGAAATGGGTCACCAGCAGAGGATCAGTGCGAGTTGCTGGGATAAATAACTTTGGATTTGGAGGCACAAATGCACATGCGGTTGTAAAGCAATATCTTCCGACAAAATCACCAAAAGAACCTTCCAAGAAACAACACaatttttttgtactttctgcAGCATCTGAGAAATCATTAGCAAAGATGATAGAAGACACAGCAGAAAATATCAGTGCACAGAATATAACAGATCTACAAAGCCTAGCATATACCTCCAGCTGTAGGAGAAGTCACTGGAAACATAAatacagaaaagcatttcacataTTATCTTTGACTGATTTGAAGGAGAAACTTCTGCaagcacaaaacaaaaagaGTGTCCCAGCAAAGCAACATCCAAGactagtgtttgtgttttgcgGAAATGGTGTTATTTACAGAGGTATGTGCAAACAGCTTCTAAGAGAGGAATTTCTTTTTagggagaaagtgagagagattgaCAATCTTTTCCAAAGATACATGAAAATTGGGCTAGTAGAGGCACTGGAGGGTGAGTCTGAACCTGAAGTCAGTTTCTCTAAACCAGAAATTATTCAGCCTCTCCTTTTTGCCATACAGGTCGCCATTGCTAATCTGCTAAAGCACTGGGGAATTAGACCAGATGCTGTTCTTGGACATTCTGTTGGAGAGGTTGCTGCAGCTCATTGTTCTGGTCTGTTGTCACTTGAGGATTCAGTAAAGGTGATCTACTATCGCAGTATTCTGCAGAGTAAAGTAACTGGAGGAAAAATGCTTGTTGTAAGCAACATGCCTGTATCAAATGTGCTGAAAATCCTCCCTTCTTACTCTGGGAGGATTTGCTTGGCAGCACAAAACAGCCCTCAGTCATGTACACTTTCAGGAGATGAAGATGCTGTTGATCATTTGCATAAGTGCTTGAGCGATTCAGATGATGGCAAAAATTTGTTCCTGCATGTTTTGGATGTGCCTGCTGCTTATCATAGTCACATGATGGATCCCATTGTGGAGGAAGTAGAGAATAATATAGGCCAATTACATGCACAGAACATGGAGACTGAATTATTCTCAACAGTGTCAGGAGACAAGGTGTGCCCAACAGATTTTGTTAACGGTAAATACTGGGCAAGAAACATCCGAGAGCCAGTTGCTTTTGAACAAGCGCTAAGATCAGTTAAACAGAACAAGAATGCAATATTTGTTGAGATTGGCCCAAGAAGGGCTTTGCAGCGAAACATCATTGAGACTCTAGGGAGTGACACAGTGGTGCTCTCCTCAGTGCAGCCAGAAAAAGATGTTGAGGCAATGCTGACTGTTGCGTCCAAACTGTTTGAAGCAGGAGTCAATATAGATTGGGACCAGTTCTATAAAGGCTGTGAGATGGAACCAATTCCTTTTCCAAGGTATCAGTTTGACAGTGTGAGAAAAGATGTACTTACTGAAGCAACCCTCTCGGGTGACAGTAGCATCCACCCTGTAATTACACAGTTAAGTAAAAATGGCTCGGACTTCCGCTGTGATCTCTCCTCTGGGGCAGTGTCCTATCTgcatgatcataaacaccaaGGTGTTGCCATTGTCCCTGGGGCATTTTATGTTGAATTAGGCTTAGCAGCAGTCATGACAAGCGTAAAACCAAAAATACCTCTCAGTTCTTTGCAGCTCAGTATAAAGTTCCACACTCCATGTGTTTTGTCACAGAATACACCCGACGTGAAAGTACGATTGGATCCAACAGAACGTGCAGCAGGTCATAGCTTTCAATTCAAGGTGCACTCTTTGTCAGTAAACTACGCATCAGGAAAAATTGAGTCAATGCAGGCAAGAACGCCTGAAGAGTCATACATTTCTCTGAGCTGTGTCACTAAAAGATGCCAGTCTGTTGTGAGTTCCAAGGAGTTCTACAAGAACCTTTCTTTGGGTGGATTTCAGTATGGTCCAGTTTTCAAAAACAAGGGAAATGTTTATTACGGAGAGGAACTTGGAGAAACCTACTCACTTGTTACTGTCCCTGATGAAATATTGCCCCAACTGCATGACTACTACATTCATCCTGTAGTCTTAGATTATCTTATGCAACTAATTCCTGTCACAGGAACATATCATTTCTTGGGAAAGCCTGGGTTTCCTTCACAAATAGGCAGTCTAACCGTGTATGAACCATTGCAGAAGGAGATGGTTGTATATTTGAGAGCAACACATATGGGAAATGAGGAACTTATCGTATGTGGTTGCTTGGCTGACAAAGATGGCAAGGTTTTGGTTGAACTTAAGAATGTAATCATTACCTACCTAGGGAATCGTGCTCGTGTAGTAGAGGAGTATTTTTATCACAACAGTTACAGCATAGTTTCAGAGCATGGCAACATCTCAACACCAAAATCAATGGTTTTTGCTGATCAGTTAGGAATATCTACAGGCTTACAACAGTACTTAGACCCAGCATCAAAATACATTTCCTCTGCACAAACCAAAGTACTGCTAGAACACGGATTCGAAGTTTTTCTGTCTGACCTGAACATCCAAAATGTCAATACAAACTTCCAGGAAGTGTTGTTCATGTGGAGTGATGCAGATTTAAACTTACACAAAACAGAGAATGTGTTAGAATGTATGGCGAGTTGTTGTGAGATTTTCCGGAAAATTGTTGCAGGCCTTAAGTCAATGCAATTCCAAAACTCCATCAGGGTAGTAACCTATCAGTCAACAGGAAAAACAATAGACCACATGAATCCTGGTTTTGTACTGTCTGGAATGACAAGAGCATGTGCAGCTGAATTGTCAGACCTCTCCTTTCAGTTGATAGACATTGATTCTACTAAAGACATTAAAACCTTGGCTAAGATCATCAGATCATACCCTTGTAGCAAATACCCAGAGCTAGTTGTAAAGAATGGCCAGATTCTTAAGCCTCAAATTACTCACACACCAATCTTAGACAGCTTACATCAAAATGTGCACAAAAAACAGTGTGAAAGCTTCATCTTGCAAACGTCAGACCCATACAGAGTGACAAGCCTGTCAGCAGTTGCTTCTGATGAATCTACTGAACCCATTCAAGGGAAAAATGTAGAGGTCCAGCTCTGTAAAATTTGCATGCACTCCTCAGACTATTTTCCAGTTAGTGTTTCTGACCTTAAATTTGGTCAGACACTGTACTGGAACAAGCACACCTATCAGAACCACAATCTTTTAGCGCTTGACTTCAGTGGAATTGTCACAGCTGTGGGAAAAGATGTAACAGAACTGAAAGTGGGAGACCATATAGTTTCCTGTTACCCTGTTGTTGCATCTAGCAAAGTTGTTATTCCGGCAGATGCATGCTACAAAACAAAGAGACTTCTATTTTTGAAGGACACACCCTGTGTCTCTTACATGATACTTGCTTGGGAGATTTTACACTGTGCCCTACCCAAAACCAGAAACAAGAAGTTGGGCATTTTCTCAGCTACCCCAGACTCAGCTCTGGTGCAAGTCTTAACTGTCACAGCAGCCAAATCAGGATGGAGTGTTTCTGTGGCCAAAAACACAGATCAGCTGTCTCATGATTTCAGTGAGATTGCAGGAATTGTGCTTCTGCCTCCATACGATGAAAGCGTCATTACAAAAGCAAGTCAAATGACGAGCGTTAGAGACATTATTCTTGTTGCTGACAACAAGCCAGACACCTGTGTCAGTCAGCTTGCTTTTAGAGGTCAGAATAATGAGGCTCATATGAAAATCCTTTTCACATCTAGCCTCATGCAAAAGCAGTCAATTAGAGCACGGAAACTGCATGTGTTTCACTGGTTAAAAAACATGCATTTGGACAGAACATTTATGTGTTTTGAAAAAAGCACAATTCAGAATtcacaaagagagaaaaaaatcactcaCTGCTTGCCTTCAGAATCATACTTCAGATGTCAAACCATGCCAATGGTGGTTTTGTGTCTTGGCACCAAAGATGAACCTTCAGATATCCCTCTGATACCAAAAGCCAAAAAGTTGTTCCAGAAGAATTCTGTTTACATTGTGACTGGTGGTCTATCAGGACTTGGATTTCAAACAGTGAAGTTCATTGCTCAGAGAGGTGGAGGGAATATTGTTATCCTGTCTAGGAGTGGTGCAAATGATCAAATAGAACAGGAGATAAATAACATAACAAATCAGTGCCAGTGTTTAATCACAAGATTACAGTGTGATGTTTCAGTCTCAGAGCAAGTTCACCAAGCAGTTGCTCAGATCAGTAAATTGTTGCCATCCAAACCAATCAAAGGAGTGTTCCACAGTGCGGTGATCCTTCATGATGGACTAATTGAAAGCCTTGACAAATCTCACTATGAGAAAGTCATGAGGCCAAAAGTCAATGGTGTAATTAACCTTCACAATGCCACCAAACACTGTGATCTGGATTATTTTGTATGCTTCTCCTCCGTCTCAGCCTTCCTTGGCAATGCTTCACAGACAAACTACGCTTCTGCCAATTCGTTTATGGATGCCTTCTGCCAGTATCGCAGGAACATTGGACTTTCTGGGCAGGCAATTAACTGGGGAGCATTAAATTTGGGTCTCTTATTAAACCAACACCATTTCCAAAAATTTCTGGAGTCCAAAGGAATGATGATCCTGGAAGTCACAGAGATTCATGATAGTCTTGAGCAGTGCCTTTTGATCAACAAGCCTCAGCAGGTTGTGTGCAAATTCCATTTCAAAAACATTAGATATAATGTACTGTCTCAAAACAAATCCCTCACCATGCGGCTATCAGCTCTGGTAGAGGAAGAGCTCAAAAAGGCTAAAATGATCAACTCAAAACCTGAACAGTCTAAGAGAATCTCTTCACCTAATGAATATATCAAATCACTGATAAGTGAGAATATTAATGTTGAGCAAGATGAGCTGAGTGATGATACTTGTCTGTCAGCACTGGGCATTGATTCCATGCTAGCCATGACACTGCAGAACCTCATCTTTCAAGATAAAGGTGTAAGTGTGCCTCTGGTAACACTCCTTGATCCAGAGAAGACACTGTCAGACTTGGTTCAAATATTGGTGGAAGTTGAAAATGGAGGAAATCAAGAGAGTAGCAATGACTTCCTTCCTATTGTGGAGATGACAGGATTCTAG